The following proteins come from a genomic window of Chloracidobacterium sp.:
- the lpxB gene encoding lipid-A-disaccharide synthase produces MAELKKTIMIVAGEASGDSHAAKLCSAIRELDPNTEFRFFGSAGPKMRDAGVEPVVRADELSIVGLIEIGRALPMFISAFRRLKRAASERQPDVVVLVDFPDFNLKLARALKNKGYKIVYYISPQIWAWRQYRMRSVRKYIDLLLAILPFEKDWYAERGIHHVEYVGNPVASEVHPDSTKESFCRRHGLDPEARIITMLPGSRHKEIVRILPEMLRAAAVLMRKDREIQFIVAFAAERHRNEFEAARAKISEGDRILTEKIKVVSAETYDALFAADAAAVTSGTATLETGIIGTPMAIVYKTSVLNYRLLRPLIDVEHFGLINLIGGDRIASELIQDDFSPGTLADELSRILEPETNSRIRKQLKVAADKLGQGGASKRAAAAILNLIG; encoded by the coding sequence ATGGCCGAACTCAAAAAGACAATCATGATCGTTGCAGGCGAGGCATCCGGCGATTCGCATGCAGCGAAACTTTGTTCGGCGATCCGCGAACTCGACCCCAATACTGAGTTCAGATTTTTTGGCTCGGCTGGCCCGAAGATGCGAGATGCAGGGGTGGAACCGGTCGTTCGGGCAGATGAACTTTCCATCGTCGGCTTGATCGAGATCGGGCGAGCTCTGCCAATGTTCATTAGTGCGTTCCGGAGGTTGAAGCGGGCGGCGAGCGAAAGGCAACCGGATGTCGTGGTACTTGTCGATTTTCCGGATTTCAATTTGAAACTCGCGAGAGCATTGAAAAACAAAGGCTATAAGATCGTGTATTATATTTCGCCACAAATATGGGCCTGGCGCCAGTATCGAATGCGCTCGGTGCGAAAGTACATCGACCTGCTTCTTGCGATCTTGCCCTTTGAAAAGGACTGGTATGCCGAACGCGGTATCCACCACGTGGAATATGTTGGAAACCCTGTTGCGAGCGAAGTGCATCCTGACAGCACGAAAGAATCATTTTGCCGCAGACATGGGCTCGACCCGGAAGCGCGTATCATTACGATGCTGCCTGGCAGCCGTCACAAAGAGATCGTCCGGATACTTCCGGAAATGCTCCGGGCGGCTGCGGTCCTGATGCGAAAGGACCGTGAGATTCAGTTCATCGTAGCATTTGCTGCCGAGCGGCACCGTAACGAGTTCGAAGCGGCGCGAGCCAAAATATCAGAAGGTGACCGTATCCTAACTGAGAAAATCAAAGTAGTTTCGGCCGAGACCTATGATGCATTGTTCGCCGCGGATGCCGCCGCCGTTACGAGCGGGACCGCCACCCTCGAGACCGGTATCATTGGCACTCCGATGGCGATCGTTTATAAGACTTCCGTTCTGAATTATAGATTATTGAGGCCGCTGATCGATGTCGAGCATTTCGGTCTCATAAACCTGATAGGGGGAGACCGCATCGCTAGCGAACTGATACAAGACGATTTTTCGCCAGGAACACTCGCCGATGAACTCTCTCGAATACTTGAACCCGAGACTAATTCGCGCATCCGCAAGCAACTTAAGGTCGCTGCGGACAAACTTGGGCAAGGCGGCGCATCAAAGCGTGCGGCAGCCGCGATTCTTAATTTGATAGGTTAA
- the lpxD gene encoding UDP-3-O-(3-hydroxymyristoyl)glucosamine N-acyltransferase — MKVREIAEFLGLDLVGNGDAEVVSVADLAIAGPRQLAFFEGSDSAIETDASCLIVPTSFLSQAGQKMHMPDRALIAAPSPKLAFSRVAAILHPKPELLCGIHPGAWIDDTARLADTVSVGMHASIGKGSRVGARTQILPGVRIGDDVSIGEDCVLHPNTVIESGCSIGDRVVLQAGVIIGADGFGYVKEPNGEYIKFPQIGTVVIEENVEIGANSCVDRGALGETRIGAGTKIDNLVQVGHNVNIGRRCVIAAQTGISGSVVIEDDCVIGGQVGFGDHVRVQSGAVIGSQAGILPGKIVRPGVWWGTPIQPLDEYKRQNAHVKGLERLKKEVADIKKRLP; from the coding sequence ATGAAAGTTCGTGAAATTGCGGAATTCCTTGGGCTGGACCTTGTCGGTAATGGAGACGCCGAAGTCGTCTCGGTCGCTGATCTTGCGATCGCCGGCCCGCGGCAACTGGCGTTTTTCGAGGGTTCCGATTCGGCTATCGAAACAGATGCGTCGTGCCTGATAGTTCCGACGAGCTTTCTATCCCAGGCCGGACAGAAAATGCATATGCCCGATCGCGCGCTTATCGCGGCTCCGTCGCCAAAGCTCGCATTTTCGCGGGTAGCCGCGATCCTCCATCCGAAGCCTGAGTTATTGTGCGGCATTCATCCCGGAGCCTGGATCGACGACACAGCCCGTCTCGCGGATACGGTCTCGGTCGGTATGCATGCGTCGATAGGAAAGGGTTCTAGGGTCGGAGCAAGAACTCAGATCCTTCCCGGTGTCCGTATCGGCGACGACGTCAGCATCGGCGAGGACTGTGTCCTCCATCCGAATACTGTCATTGAGAGCGGCTGTTCGATCGGAGACCGTGTAGTGCTTCAAGCGGGCGTCATTATCGGAGCTGACGGTTTCGGATACGTCAAAGAACCGAACGGCGAATATATCAAGTTTCCGCAGATCGGAACCGTCGTTATCGAAGAAAATGTCGAGATCGGAGCGAACAGCTGTGTTGACCGCGGTGCCCTCGGCGAGACACGTATTGGTGCCGGCACAAAGATCGACAATCTCGTACAGGTCGGCCACAACGTCAATATTGGCAGACGGTGTGTAATAGCCGCACAGACAGGCATCTCAGGCAGCGTCGTGATCGAAGACGACTGTGTGATCGGCGGCCAGGTCGGATTTGGCGATCATGTGCGGGTGCAAAGCGGAGCGGTAATTGGTTCACAGGCCGGGATCCTTCCCGGTAAGATCGTACGACCAGGCGTCTGGTGGGGTACGCCGATTCAGCCGCTTGATGAATACAAGCGGCAAAATGCTCACGTAAAAGGCCTTGAGCGATTGAAAAAAGAGGTCGCTGATATTAAGAAACGTCTGCCTTAA
- a CDS encoding PD40 domain-containing protein → MKIRVLLGIFSLSLFAFYSVVSGQIDSIIGQVTNSASEAYAGGVSGDGRFVVFESRGNLATVNPRNADGNPEIFLFDYAQRRIFQITDTKSVLFDPFRAATFDNVRVEIVNTRPVISNDGRWIAFSSNATSSTPAAPNATNPSNFNGNDYTVPAPTPTPTPTPTPNPAPSPTPTPTPAPNPLASDGNLEMWLYQVPTFASADLTTGDELPLTDLAGGTFIAVTNTDASRFPVAGTSTTGPFIADDNHDASISDDGNVIAFVSTRDLVAGGNPFPNADNDEIFVFVRNGGGKLGGGSTRQVTQTERGPISDPIYNKNPTISGDGSRVVFASTGDNPIIGMTGGNNPSTSRNEEIFFSDLDSSGAPTGTRRQVTTTTPTNPGDPVNILDLGRRMSRDGRYIAFDSYADLANEHTGTNQTAFALFLYDTVASTFRRVGPRSNADAAAFGGDVARYPGFSDNDVNGTPSTFIVQTRMNIKPDGTIPTNEDDGLNPDEFRPVQLYSYPLNTPPASATFKRLTKLPISNTFLASTRALTTDSSRRIAFSLALTEVGTGNFDGNAEVYYLYHPVAVNQTVASFNFATGATRIPVSPTAVPTPSPTPTPSPTPTPTPTPTPSPTPTPSPTPSPTPVTPPAVLGIAPGMLAVMNYSAGTNQPVIARTAVGSLERSFELPIELSGFTMSINGVACGLKSVSRHQVIFVVPYGISSEAAGTEYPLVVNNNGTVFKGNVTIVPTRPDIFSTEVGPGGRADVRNVTNRVHTTEPFTVTTVRIRGGKRVPTVFRVRLTGVANTSSAVINLRIGSLVVVGGTILTGGILVEPGVQTIDFTVPGGLNGSGDQPITVEVNVGGQIFSSRLADTAPRLNFL, encoded by the coding sequence GTGAAGATTCGCGTTCTTTTAGGTATTTTCAGCCTTTCTTTGTTTGCCTTTTATTCTGTCGTGTCCGGACAGATAGACTCGATCATAGGTCAGGTCACCAATTCAGCCTCTGAGGCATACGCAGGCGGTGTCAGCGGTGACGGCCGTTTTGTCGTCTTCGAGTCTCGCGGGAATTTAGCGACGGTGAATCCAAGGAATGCCGATGGCAATCCGGAGATATTTCTCTTCGATTATGCCCAACGGCGCATCTTTCAGATAACCGATACGAAAAGCGTACTTTTCGACCCGTTCAGGGCCGCAACCTTTGACAACGTCCGTGTTGAGATCGTTAACACCCGGCCTGTTATAAGCAACGACGGGCGGTGGATAGCATTCAGTTCCAACGCTACGTCGTCGACACCAGCGGCACCGAACGCAACGAATCCAAGTAACTTTAACGGGAACGATTATACCGTTCCTGCTCCGACCCCGACTCCAACCCCGACGCCGACGCCGAACCCTGCTCCGTCGCCAACCCCGACACCAACGCCGGCACCGAACCCGTTAGCTAGCGACGGCAATCTCGAGATGTGGCTTTATCAGGTCCCGACATTTGCTTCTGCCGATTTGACCACGGGTGATGAATTGCCATTGACCGATCTCGCCGGCGGTACTTTTATCGCGGTCACGAACACCGATGCGAGCCGTTTTCCGGTCGCCGGAACCTCGACCACCGGTCCGTTCATTGCCGATGACAACCACGATGCCAGCATCAGCGATGACGGCAACGTGATCGCATTTGTCTCGACACGCGATCTGGTTGCCGGAGGAAACCCGTTTCCTAATGCGGACAATGACGAGATCTTTGTATTTGTGAGAAACGGTGGCGGTAAGCTTGGCGGCGGATCCACGCGGCAGGTCACGCAAACTGAACGTGGTCCGATATCCGATCCTATTTACAACAAGAATCCTACGATCTCCGGCGATGGTTCGCGCGTGGTCTTTGCAAGCACGGGCGACAATCCGATCATCGGGATGACCGGCGGCAATAATCCTTCAACCAGCCGAAATGAGGAGATATTTTTCAGCGACCTGGACTCAAGCGGTGCTCCTACTGGTACACGCCGGCAGGTAACGACGACAACACCGACAAATCCGGGCGATCCGGTCAACATTCTCGACCTCGGCCGCCGAATGAGCCGCGATGGCCGTTATATCGCATTTGATTCTTACGCCGACCTTGCCAACGAGCATACGGGTACGAACCAGACCGCGTTCGCATTGTTCTTATACGACACGGTCGCAAGCACATTCAGGCGTGTCGGCCCTCGGAGCAATGCGGATGCTGCCGCTTTTGGAGGCGACGTTGCCCGATATCCGGGCTTCTCTGACAATGACGTAAATGGAACTCCATCGACGTTCATCGTGCAGACAAGGATGAACATCAAGCCTGACGGAACGATACCGACCAATGAAGACGATGGCCTGAATCCGGACGAGTTTCGGCCCGTTCAGCTTTACTCTTATCCGCTCAATACGCCGCCCGCCAGTGCGACCTTCAAGCGGCTGACCAAACTTCCGATATCGAATACATTTCTTGCCTCGACTCGTGCGTTGACGACCGATTCGTCTCGCCGTATCGCTTTCAGCCTTGCCCTGACCGAGGTCGGCACAGGGAATTTCGACGGAAACGCTGAGGTGTATTACCTTTATCACCCGGTCGCGGTCAACCAGACGGTCGCTTCATTTAATTTCGCTACTGGTGCCACACGTATCCCGGTTTCGCCGACGGCCGTGCCGACGCCTAGTCCGACTCCTACGCCGAGTCCGACTCCGACACCGACACCGACGCCGACACCGAGTCCGACACCGACCCCTAGCCCGACCCCGAGTCCTACACCGGTAACGCCACCGGCGGTTCTGGGTATCGCACCTGGAATGCTGGCGGTCATGAATTACAGTGCAGGCACGAATCAGCCTGTTATCGCTCGTACGGCGGTCGGCTCCCTCGAACGAAGTTTCGAACTGCCGATCGAGCTGAGCGGGTTTACAATGTCGATAAATGGGGTCGCTTGCGGATTGAAGTCGGTGAGCCGACATCAGGTGATCTTCGTTGTGCCGTATGGTATCAGCAGCGAGGCTGCCGGAACCGAATACCCGCTCGTTGTAAATAACAATGGTACGGTTTTCAAAGGGAACGTAACGATCGTGCCGACGCGGCCGGATATCTTTTCGACCGAGGTCGGGCCGGGCGGCAGGGCTGACGTTAGAAACGTCACCAACAGGGTTCATACGACCGAGCCATTCACTGTTACGACCGTCCGGATCCGCGGTGGAAAACGTGTGCCAACGGTCTTTCGTGTACGATTGACCGGCGTGGCGAATACCTCGTCCGCAGTGATCAATCTTCGCATCGGAAGTCTTGTCGTTGTTGGCGGTACGATATTGACCGGTGGAATCCTTGTCGAACCCGGTGTTCAAACTATTGACTTCACTGTTCCCGGCGGACTCAACGGCTCCGGCGACCAGCCGATCACTGTCGAAGTCAATGTCGGGGGACAGATCTTTTCGTCCAGGCTGGCAGATACCGCCCCGAGATTGAATTTCCTTTGA
- a CDS encoding fused MFS/spermidine synthase — translation MSDASRSSGPSIVLEFVVLVCGAVVMAYEIIGSRIVAPYIGTSTYVWTSLIGVILASLSLGYWLGGKTADERPDVKVLASAIFVAGGLVSLTILIRDLVLSFISSAPAILELKAVLASLILFAPASVALGFVIPYATKLRIATLDDAGKTVGRLYALSTIGSIVGTFAAGFLLIPFVGSTRSLYIIAGSLFLLSLLLATFAFNRIAMISLLLFAAGVVGSELTSAYLKKAFDLQEFDTEYSHVRVFTSKQPKTERPMRVLSTDPYSIQSAIYFDTDDLALTYTRYYHLVRHYRPGHRNTLMIGGAGYSFPKEHLRVYPEAKIAVVEIDPGMTQIARRYFNLVDHPMLSIIHEDGRTFLNRARSSTFEVVMVDAFGSLFSIPYHLTTVEAVREIHRILDDDGVVIMNLGSALSGDAAMFFQAELATYRSVFASVDVYRVDAGAADSSLQNLMLVGRKRIETAGVVLDDPVLEELLAGRYEPGPPNSSLVLTDDLAPIEYFSSVAHALASDASTR, via the coding sequence ATGAGTGACGCATCAAGATCATCCGGTCCGTCGATCGTTCTTGAATTCGTGGTCTTAGTTTGCGGTGCAGTTGTGATGGCGTATGAGATCATAGGATCACGCATCGTCGCCCCTTATATCGGAACCTCGACCTATGTTTGGACGAGCCTGATCGGTGTCATCCTTGCATCGTTAAGCCTCGGTTACTGGCTCGGCGGCAAGACTGCCGATGAGCGTCCCGATGTAAAGGTTCTCGCCTCGGCAATCTTCGTTGCCGGCGGTTTGGTCTCACTGACCATTCTGATTCGCGATCTTGTATTGTCATTCATCTCTTCGGCACCGGCGATTCTCGAACTAAAGGCCGTTCTTGCGTCATTGATACTCTTTGCTCCCGCGAGCGTAGCACTTGGATTCGTCATACCTTATGCGACCAAGCTTCGGATCGCAACGCTCGATGACGCTGGCAAGACCGTTGGCCGGCTATATGCGCTTTCAACCATCGGCAGCATTGTCGGGACATTTGCGGCCGGTTTCTTACTGATACCCTTTGTAGGAAGCACACGGTCGCTTTACATTATCGCCGGTTCCTTGTTCCTTCTTTCCCTTCTGTTGGCCACGTTCGCATTCAATCGAATCGCAATGATCTCGCTTCTGCTTTTCGCAGCGGGAGTTGTGGGCAGCGAGTTAACTTCGGCATATCTTAAAAAGGCATTCGACTTGCAGGAGTTTGATACGGAGTATAGCCATGTCCGGGTTTTTACGTCCAAACAGCCAAAAACTGAAAGGCCGATGCGAGTACTTTCCACTGACCCGTATTCGATACAATCAGCGATCTATTTCGATACGGATGACCTGGCTTTGACATACACGAGGTATTACCACCTCGTCAGGCATTACAGGCCAGGCCACCGAAATACGCTTATGATCGGTGGTGCGGGATATTCATTCCCGAAGGAACATTTGCGGGTCTACCCTGAAGCGAAAATCGCGGTTGTGGAGATCGATCCAGGTATGACCCAGATCGCGCGGCGCTACTTCAATCTGGTCGATCATCCGATGCTGTCGATCATACACGAGGACGGCCGGACGTTCCTGAATCGGGCACGATCGTCCACTTTCGAGGTCGTGATGGTCGATGCGTTTGGTTCGCTGTTTTCCATTCCGTACCATCTGACAACCGTAGAGGCTGTGCGAGAGATACATCGAATACTGGACGACGACGGTGTCGTGATCATGAACTTGGGTTCAGCATTGAGCGGTGATGCCGCAATGTTCTTTCAGGCGGAACTTGCCACGTACAGATCGGTTTTTGCATCGGTTGATGTTTATAGGGTCGATGCCGGTGCTGCCGATTCCAGCCTTCAGAATCTGATGCTGGTCGGTCGAAAACGAATAGAGACCGCAGGTGTCGTGTTGGATGATCCGGTCCTCGAGGAACTACTTGCTGGTCGATACGAACCTGGCCCACCGAATTCATCCCTCGTCCTGACTGATGACCTGGCTCCGATCGAATATTTCAGTTCGGTCGCCCACGCTTTGGCCTCGGATGCCAGTACCAGGTGA
- a CDS encoding tetratricopeptide repeat protein produces MKIVPASLLFLVVAANINAQDPTAQSPLKLDEIVATLEASRTGAATTNKILIKQLQDRGIGFEISPAIERTLLENGASDELLNAIRLRLCDDYSAKSENCEADDTDCQIANYTKALQFHPDDADVLINRGASYHEAEKYDEAIADFSRAIELDPKDADAYNNRGNTYSAQEKYDEAIADYDKAIAINPKQPDYFFNRGAAYFNSKQFPLSIKDYSRYISMRPKDALGYARRGDVYIEMGSFQSAIKDLSNAVLLEPTEPQHLVDRGRAYSAAERYQLAINDFDAALKIRPDNAYALHNRGYAFLKTGEIDKAIADYDRAIALDPTNAEILDSRGSAYVEKGNAEQAEKEYTRAIEIDPAVSGPYYSRGVIRSDRGDYEQAILDLSKYIELEPNDPDGYFSRGAVFIDIEEYEKALADYNKVIDLAPKNADAFTNRGLIYLRQGDYRKAIEDCTTSIRLNPNNPITYGNRAAAYEQLGDKRKADADKKRAEAIEKKPKS; encoded by the coding sequence ATGAAAATTGTTCCAGCCTCACTGCTATTTCTAGTGGTCGCCGCAAATATCAACGCTCAGGACCCGACTGCTCAGTCTCCGCTCAAGCTTGATGAGATCGTCGCAACGCTCGAGGCGAGCCGTACCGGGGCGGCGACCACGAACAAGATCCTGATCAAACAGCTGCAGGATCGCGGGATCGGATTCGAGATCAGTCCGGCGATCGAAAGAACACTTCTTGAAAATGGTGCCTCCGATGAACTCCTGAATGCGATAAGGCTGCGTCTCTGCGACGATTACTCCGCGAAGTCCGAAAACTGTGAAGCCGACGACACCGATTGCCAGATAGCAAATTACACGAAGGCGTTGCAGTTTCATCCGGATGACGCTGATGTATTGATAAACAGAGGTGCTTCGTATCACGAGGCAGAAAAATACGATGAAGCTATCGCCGACTTTTCACGTGCTATCGAATTAGATCCGAAGGATGCCGACGCATACAACAATCGAGGCAACACGTATTCAGCACAAGAAAAGTATGATGAGGCAATAGCGGATTACGACAAGGCTATCGCAATAAACCCAAAGCAGCCCGACTATTTCTTCAACCGAGGTGCTGCTTATTTCAACAGCAAGCAGTTTCCACTTTCGATCAAGGATTATTCCAGGTATATTTCGATGCGGCCAAAAGATGCATTGGGTTATGCCCGACGCGGCGATGTCTACATCGAGATGGGCTCGTTTCAATCGGCGATCAAAGACCTTTCAAATGCCGTCTTGTTGGAACCGACCGAACCGCAGCACCTGGTCGATCGCGGAAGGGCCTATTCGGCCGCCGAGCGATACCAGCTTGCGATCAACGATTTCGACGCGGCTCTGAAGATTCGGCCTGACAATGCATATGCGCTGCACAACCGCGGTTATGCGTTTTTGAAGACAGGGGAAATCGACAAAGCTATCGCCGATTATGACCGTGCTATCGCACTCGATCCGACAAACGCAGAGATTCTTGACAGCCGCGGGTCGGCATACGTAGAAAAGGGCAATGCCGAACAGGCAGAAAAGGAATATACGCGGGCGATCGAGATAGATCCGGCAGTCTCCGGTCCCTACTATTCTCGAGGTGTGATCAGATCCGACCGAGGCGACTACGAACAAGCGATCCTTGATCTTTCGAAATATATCGAACTCGAACCCAATGATCCTGACGGCTATTTTTCACGAGGTGCGGTCTTCATCGATATCGAAGAGTACGAGAAGGCCCTGGCGGACTATAACAAAGTGATCGATCTTGCGCCTAAGAACGCCGACGCTTTCACAAACCGCGGTTTGATCTATTTGAGACAAGGCGATTACCGGAAGGCGATCGAGGATTGCACAACATCGATAAGGTTGAACCCGAATAACCCGATCACCTACGGGAATCGGGCCGCCGCGTATGAGCAATTAGGGGATAAAAGAAAAGCTGATGCCGATAAGAAACGGGCAGAAGCTATTGAAAAAAAACCAAAGTCCTAG
- a CDS encoding STAS domain-containing protein: MPTHIKQHSDPESGRTVFRVDGEMLIDDALLLERLIAESLNESGKTVEIDLADLDFLDSEAASVLRRIADDDRVTITGVEFFLQSAIDSAERSRS, encoded by the coding sequence ATGCCGACACATATAAAACAACACTCTGATCCTGAGTCCGGAAGAACGGTCTTTCGAGTCGACGGCGAGATGCTTATCGACGATGCCCTTTTGTTAGAACGGCTTATCGCCGAAAGTCTGAACGAATCGGGTAAAACGGTCGAGATCGATCTTGCCGACCTTGATTTCCTCGATAGCGAGGCAGCATCAGTTCTACGCCGCATTGCCGACGATGATAGGGTGACGATCACAGGCGTTGAGTTCTTTCTGCAATCAGCCATCGATTCGGCCGAACGCTCTCGATCCTGA
- a CDS encoding DMT family transporter, whose protein sequence is MVTDDSESTQKTAAVAPHIALLSVQAFFGTLPVIGKIVLAVIPSVAVVGFRVGITAVVLYAFQRTRGSLKLADRKDYSRLAILSIFGVTLNQLLFVGGLSLTKAANTSLLAVTIPIFAIAIGAYLGTERMRIRKIAGILIAAAGVIFLIDPRSASFSSQTTLGDVMIILNSFSYGVYVVRSKDVVTRNGALRSIVWIFIFASTICVPLGVISLSSIDIAAVPGHVWWLVIYIAIVATAAPYLLNAWALARVNPSTVVVYIYLQPLIGFVSAVVFLNERVDLKFAAAAMLVFAGVYLTTKRRKQPDAATQI, encoded by the coding sequence ATGGTCACCGACGACTCAGAATCGACGCAGAAAACGGCGGCCGTCGCGCCGCACATCGCTTTGCTCAGCGTTCAGGCTTTCTTTGGGACGCTGCCTGTGATCGGAAAGATCGTCCTTGCGGTTATTCCAAGTGTTGCGGTCGTCGGGTTTCGCGTCGGGATCACAGCCGTCGTTTTGTATGCATTTCAACGGACACGTGGCAGCCTTAAGCTCGCGGATCGAAAGGACTACAGCAGACTCGCCATACTTAGTATTTTCGGTGTTACGCTAAATCAGCTTTTGTTTGTCGGTGGACTTTCGCTGACCAAAGCGGCGAATACATCGCTTCTTGCCGTCACGATCCCGATCTTTGCGATAGCTATCGGGGCCTATCTGGGAACCGAGCGGATGCGGATCCGAAAGATCGCCGGAATTCTGATCGCCGCGGCGGGTGTGATATTTTTGATCGACCCGCGTTCGGCCTCATTCTCTTCACAAACCACCCTTGGCGATGTGATGATCATTCTAAACTCGTTCTCGTACGGGGTCTATGTTGTCCGGTCAAAGGACGTGGTCACTCGCAACGGCGCTCTGCGGTCGATCGTTTGGATATTTATTTTCGCGAGCACGATCTGTGTGCCGCTCGGAGTCATCTCGCTTTCATCCATCGATATTGCAGCCGTTCCGGGTCATGTTTGGTGGCTTGTGATCTACATAGCCATCGTTGCGACGGCCGCCCCTTATCTTCTGAACGCCTGGGCACTCGCAAGGGTCAATCCGTCGACCGTTGTGGTATATATTTATCTTCAGCCGCTTATCGGTTTCGTTTCGGCCGTCGTGTTTTTGAATGAGAGGGTCGACCTCAAGTTCGCGGCGGCCGCAATGTTGGTTTTCGCTGGAGTCTATCTGACGACAAAAAGACGAAAACAACCCGATGCGGCAACTCAGATCTGA
- a CDS encoding branched-chain amino acid transaminase, translating to MKIAPKVWKNGELIDWDDARIHVMSHVVHYGSSVFEGMRCYNTTKGSAVFRLTEHMQRLINSAKIYRMDSKYTRQELCDATIDLIRDSELDSCYLRPLIFRGLDEQKPSFGVNPLPNPIETWIAGWQWGKYLGEEALENGIDVCVSSWTRITSNSLPTMAKAGANYMNSQLIKMEALLGGFSEGIALDDRGMVSEGSGENLFIVNGGKLITPPLGASILPGITRDSVIQIAREMGIEVVETTIQRAALYLADELFFTGTAAEITPIRSVDRITVGSGRCGEITKRLQDEFFKIILAERPAPFGAQWLTFVNDAGEKKTASV from the coding sequence ATGAAGATCGCTCCGAAAGTATGGAAGAACGGAGAATTGATCGATTGGGACGACGCACGGATACACGTAATGTCACATGTGGTCCATTATGGTTCGAGCGTTTTCGAAGGCATGCGATGCTACAACACTACGAAGGGATCCGCGGTATTTCGATTGACCGAGCACATGCAGAGATTGATAAATTCGGCCAAGATATACCGAATGGATTCGAAGTACACTCGTCAGGAACTTTGCGATGCGACGATCGATCTTATTCGTGACAGTGAACTTGATTCCTGCTACCTCCGTCCTTTGATCTTCCGTGGACTCGACGAACAAAAGCCGTCGTTTGGCGTAAATCCGCTCCCGAATCCGATCGAAACATGGATCGCAGGTTGGCAGTGGGGCAAATACCTCGGCGAAGAAGCGCTCGAAAACGGCATCGACGTCTGCGTATCGAGCTGGACGAGGATCACGTCGAATTCCCTGCCCACAATGGCGAAGGCCGGCGCGAATTATATGAATTCGCAGCTCATCAAAATGGAAGCGTTGCTCGGCGGTTTCTCAGAGGGCATTGCGCTTGACGACCGAGGGATGGTATCAGAAGGATCGGGCGAGAATTTGTTCATCGTCAACGGCGGCAAGCTGATCACACCGCCGCTAGGTGCTTCGATCCTTCCAGGGATCACTCGTGATTCGGTCATCCAGATCGCTCGCGAGATGGGCATCGAGGTTGTCGAAACTACCATACAGCGTGCGGCTCTCTATCTTGCCGATGAACTTTTCTTCACGGGAACCGCGGCCGAGATAACCCCGATCCGTTCGGTTGACCGTATCACCGTCGGCTCGGGCCGTTGCGGCGAGATCACAAAACGCCTGCAGGATGAATTTTTCAAGATCATCCTGGCCGAAAGGCCGGCTCCGTTTGGTGCACAATGGTTGACGTTCGTGAATGACGCCGGTGAAAAAAAAACGGCATCAGTATGA